ATTCGAACTGTTTGTGCAAGCCAACGACATAGAAGAGGAAAAGAAGCTAGCGGTTTTCCTAACTGTAATAGGAGCAGAAGCTTATGAAGTCTTGAAGAACCTTGTAGTGCCGGCTTCCCCACGTGAGAAAACTTACGAGGAAGCAAAGCGGTTGCTTACAGAACATTACAGCCCACGGAGCTCGGTAATCGCTGAGCGCTGCAGGTTCAACAAGCGGACTCAGCACGAAGGGGAAAGCGTAGAAAATTTTATAGTTGAGCTGAAGCACTTGGCCAGGAAATGTAACTACGGCGACTTCTTACAGGATGCACTTCGCGACAGGCTAGTAGCAGGTGTGCGCAATGAAGAAACGCAGCGAGCCTTGTTCGCGGAAGAAAGCCTAACCTTTGACAGCGCCTGCAAGATTGCCTTGGACCGAGAAATGGCGGCAAGAGAGGCAGCGCtaatgaaagaaaagaacaaagaggAGTCATTAAATGCGGTTGGGAGTCAGCCGAAGAAAGGGATGAAGAAGACTCAAAAGAACCACTTTGCCAAGAAAGAGCGATGTGAGAGATGCGGCAGAGGACATTCTTCAAGCGTATGCTGGTATAAAAACTCTGTGTGCCGTAACTGCTCTAA
Above is a window of Rhipicephalus sanguineus isolate Rsan-2018 chromosome 3, BIME_Rsan_1.4, whole genome shotgun sequence DNA encoding:
- the LOC119385434 gene encoding uncharacterized protein LOC119385434 produces the protein MSRLGKVAEFDPKSQNFESYLERFELFVQANDIEEEKKLAVFLTVIGAEAYEVLKNLVVPASPREKTYEEAKRLLTEHYSPRSSVIAERCRFNKRTQHEGESVENFIVELKHLARKCNYGDFLQDALRDRLVAGVRNEETQRALFAEESLTFDSACKIALDREMAAREAALMKEKNKEESLNAVGSQPKKGMKKTQKNHFAKKERLFVKTVRGECASWEEGVVRQVVSAVTYVVKVREQLRFTHADHLRPRHADPTPSLNPKSGLGHPLTPHSDVTEEKSPAAGNSARTSVPDKLVATDPTPPVQQPIPPVNVNCPTELAAPTSQTEPRSASPSAESQPFRRSTRTRKPPDRF